DNA sequence from the Carassius carassius chromosome 6, fCarCar2.1, whole genome shotgun sequence genome:
CAATATATAGGAGATTATTCTTAAGTTTGGCTACTGGCAATATGGTACTGAATCACTAGTGGAAGCTGAACGCTGTCATCCTGGATTCTTGCGTTCTCCGGTCCGCTGTGGCGGTGCATATAGATGGCTTTGGAGAGCCTTGGCAGATCATGTGATATGTTCCAACAATCGCAGAGGGTGTTAATCTGGCTGTGGGCCGTACAGTTTCTGGGTTCACACCTCCTCTGGGTCTTGCAGCCCCTCGGCTCCTCGTGGGGCATCAGCGTTGTGTAGACGCATGATGGGTTTATTGCACATCGGGCAGACACTGCGGATCTCTAGCCATTTCAGCAGGCACCTGCAAGTTACAAAGAAACaagagatttttttaaaatactggtGCGAATGGCAAACTAGGGTTTTGCACTTTTACGTGTCCATGCAAAGTTTGTCACCACAATGCTACTTGGTTGCTTTGCAGTTGCTTGTAGTTTGATGCATTTAGGAGTTAGAAGACAAAAGTATTAGCATTATTAAGAGTGATGCATATTATCAACATTTATTCTACAAATAAATTGCACTGCATActaatattattttcaatttcaatttcttaAATGTTTAGTGTGTAAATTGACTTATCCACATAAAATAGActttattagtttatatatatttttcaaaggtttggggtatgtaaggttttttttaatgtatttgacgTGTTTTTATGCTCACCGAAACTGCATTTTATTAgatcaaagatacagtaaaaaataaaaataataataataatattttgaaaattattataatttaaaataactgttttctgttttattatattttaaaatgtaatttattcctgtgacggtaAAACTGAATTTCAGGAGCCATAAATCTTCAGTTTCACAGAAATCATACATTGCTTAATatcagattctttgatgaatagacagttggaaagaacagcattgattGGAAATCTTTGTAAACAGTTTATACTGtgacttgatcaatttaatgcatccttccttgctatatatatatttaaaatatttatacattccTGGCCGTGCGATATGGCTGCAGGCCGTATGCCATAGGTAATCACAGTGTGCTGATATACAGCTATATCTCACGGCAAGGAGTGTGATATTGCGTTTATACAAAAGTTTGATGGCACACGTGTGTAAATAATAGAGACAACAAAGAAGTGTCGTTAAAGACCATCTTTTGTATGGAAATACTTCCTTCCGCCATGGATTCAAATCTcagtttgacagtttaacagctaAACTCAAACCTGTATTCTGTAGAGTCGAGTATTATGAGAGAGAGATTGACTGAGCaagtgtgattacctgcatctgatatagcattcattcttcagctcaatctcatattcacaataaaacattagaaaGCGATATCTTTGGCGTACTATGCTTTCATCTATTAAGGGTGATTTCTGATGACAGCGCTGCCCACTGGATTTGTTGGCTAAGGtgttgttgaaagtaaaaataactttCTTGTGTATAACTCTCAGTGTGTTCATGAGCGTTGAATGCCCACTGACGCCCTGGAGCTCAGATCGGACCAGATTCAAGGACCAGAAAGAACcattttatagatagatagatagatagatagatagatagatagatagatagatagatagatagatagatagatagatagatagatagatagatagatagatagatagatagatagatagatagatagatagatagatagatagatctatttTTTACTGTCCAGAAAATGTCACATttacttcaataaataaataaatacaaataattgtgAACAATACATGAATTGTGAATGATGAGTTTTTCTTTGTAATTCTGCCGGCTGTATATTCCAAACAGATCTTGGCATGTAGTACATGTGACATTTCCAATGAAGTAAACACTTGTTTCAGTGGAACTCACTTCTTATGGAAGGTGTGTGAACACGGGCACACGCCCAGCTCGTCTCTAGTCTTGAATTCCTCAAGACATACGGCACAGGGCTGCTGtgatgcagaagaaaaaaaatattttagtctcCTGTTCTTTTACACTCATAATTCACCCACTTGAGCAGTAGGAATGCTGGTTGTTACTTTGCCAGCATTTTCTCTTTGTTTGGTTTCAGTCATACTTTTTCCTACTTCATGATGATGCTAAGGGGCTGGAGTTCCATTTTCTAATACCGGACAGTTTCACGTCTGGGTTCTCAAAAGGCAGGTCCCAAAATGGTCGAGAGGACCAGAAAATCTTGCAGAGGTCTATTTGCATAATCAAGAATTTCCCCTGAGGTTTTTACAAATCAAATGAACACATCATAACCTAATCGAGCCTCGCTTGCAAAGGAATTATTAATGCACTGTGTGGGAGATCTGAAAAGCAGAACTAGCATCTTTGATTCTGATGCTTAAAAAATAGAGCTGGTCATTCTCAGGAAACATTGCCAAATGGTGATTTAATCAACCGGATACTGAACTTTGTCACATATTTTGGTCTATTTATTGTGTCCcggaaataattaattaattaaataaataaattaaaataaatgttatgccATAACATTTCCCccttgaaaaataataaaataatgctttGATATTTCTGACATCATGCacatttttaaaccatttatttcAAACAGCCACGCCTGGTCTTAAAATACAAAGGTACTTTACAGAGAGCTTATGAAACTTACTCCCAGCAGGCTCAGTTTCTTTCCAGCGCCTTTCAACACCACCTTTCagaagacaaaaaataataataaagaaaaagaacaatGTGTTGTTTAACGTTACAGTAAATCGCTTGAAGCTGTGAACCATTCAAGCATAATTTCTGCACTACTAACGCCACCGAACGGAATTGCAT
Encoded proteins:
- the LOC132142699 gene encoding RING finger protein 122-like, giving the protein MQPFQWCNGCLCGLGLQHSDCDMSEEDIYRLPLNVYVIVLGIGMFIFMLSVIFCCYLFRLKQQGTREQYSYNEVVLKGAGKKLSLLGQPCAVCLEEFKTRDELGVCPCSHTFHKKCLLKWLEIRSVCPMCNKPIMRLHNADAPRGAEGLQDPEEV